gcttTACAGATGTAATAATCTTAATTTTAAGACTGCAGAGAGCCTCTCTGTAAATAAAAGCAAGTGCTTGGGAGATATTTATACGCATGTGACTGAAAGCTGTCTCAAGTCAAAGCCTGCCCATAACGTTTCCTTTCCAGCCTCCCCTTGTTTTACTTTTTGTATTGTTGATTCCTCAGAAGAGGATACttactaaaaaaatataattcacaTCAGCACTTTAGACACGCAATTctcaaaatacagtaaaatgCTTGCTTCTGAAGCTCAGTATAGTTAAGTGGAAGGATAAAAAATACCATACAAGGTAACACCACCTTGTACTTCCATCTCATTACAGCTTTCATCATGCAGTAGCATTTTTACtatgggaaaaatgagaatcTGGTCAGCCAAAAGCAACATAGCATAATTTGCTACCTACCTTAGAAGGTGCAGAAAACTCTATTAGTAGAAATCTGCATCATGAAACTTGGATTAAAAAGGAAGGCAGTTTGTATTTTACAAAACTCTCTGACTACATTTATACAACCCCCCAGAATCTGAAATACTGATATACATACTACAGCTCCTTTTTGAGAAAGATTACCAAAGCATAATCCTAAAACTCTCAACGCACGCAACTCTGCAGAAATCTAAGCAAATTTGTTTTGGGAGGACAAAAAGAGAGTCTTTTGCCAAGATCAGAAGAACAAGGAGCTTGTGCTATGTGTTCTCGGTGCCCCCTCAAGTGGAAACAAGCAGCCACTGCtacataaaaagagaaaagcagctcctaCCACTCCGTTGACAGAAAGCAGCTGGTCTCCACGTTTCAGGCCTCCGTGTCTGTCAGCTATGCCTCCAGGGATAATCCGAGAGATATAAATTGGAGAATTTTGTTCTTTGCCTCCCATAATGTTGAAGCCAAGGCCTTCTTCTGTTTTGGGTAGTTCAACCACTCTGGGATGAGAATGACCTTCGCTAGCAGCAAATGCAGCTACTGTGGCCTGTGAGAAACAGGATTTTCTCATTTATAGGAAATTCAATACAGTTCCTTTAGCTAGACACAGTGAGCAggctgaaaatgtattttatctcAAAGTATTTACACGTTAAGACAAATGAGACAATTAATTCCCTACCTACCAACACCAGCATGAAAAATTCAGAACTCcaagaataaaactgaaatgaaagaaatttaaaaaccacAAGTCTTGTTATACCTTTTAATAACCTGTTTAGCTTATCCATTTTATCAGACATTTAGATAATAGCCTTCTGAATTTTATATAATCTTCTGCTTCTGAAGCAATGAACTACTGTATTTTTTGCAAGCTATGGTTTGGCTTTTACCTTTGCAGTTGCATTAGCTCTGACTTCGGGGCTACTGCTGATATCCACAGTTTCATACACATGTTCATACACCTTTAGAGACAAAACAGTTTCAGTATGAGTAAAAGACATTTTCCTGCTTAGGTAATGTAACAAAATATCAGGTGCAACTCCAAACAGAGTACATTAAAAGCACACACCTCAAACGTTACTCCCCGACTCACAACAAGAAGAGGCCATCTAACACTCTCTGAAGAAACAACTCTCTCAGTATTTTTGCTGCTCAGTCTCAGCCTAAGGCTCCCCTCATTGCACAGGACCCAGACCCCACCAGGACTTTGGGAATGCTCACGGCTGGGCTGCCACACCTCACTCCAGTTATTTTCTCTTGCTTGATTCAAGCTGGAATTGTTCAACACAGATGCACATAAAAACACTTCAGGGCTGCTCTTCAAGGCTTTGCTGACAACCCATCCCTCCCCAAAAGctcccaaattttccttcaACTTTAGCAACTAACTGAGAATCTTAGGGAAAAACAAGTATTGAAAACACAGAGACAATAAGGATACTAATGCTAGGGAGGTGCTTCCATTGCAGGCTAACCAACATCTCATCTGCCTGCCAACCATCTGTACTTGCTAAGCAACAAATACAGTGTCCTCAATGGCATGAAAACATCTAGATGACACCTGTGTCTACaaacaggttttttaaaaatcactccAGCTGTTATCATCAGTATTAACATAAGCAACAGCAATAGCAAGGCACATCCAATCACCTAAAAGTCTTCAAAACAATACATGGGATGAAGATGAGGTGGAACAAGACTCCACCTAAAGACGGTGTGGATTTAGCTTAAAAATACCATTTGGTACTTTGTCTTACATAGGCAATTGATACTTTGTCTATTCTTAAATACCAAATGGAAAACATCCTGTTAGCTGCCAGTAAGGACAGATTCTCAAAATAACCTTTAAGAAGTGATTTGCTACTAAGCCATTATTTTATACACCTATGGTGtcccaaattattttattttgaaattacttaaaaataagGCTTGTTCTGTTAAGCTCTGTAAATTAAACGCTGCTTTATGAAGTTCAAAATCAGCTTACTGCAGTGagcacaaaaaggaaaaagtaaatcATACTGGTCTTTGACTGAAGGTAACTGTTACATCAAGTTAACTTACCTCTCTTACAGCATTACAGAATTCACTCTGCAGAACTCTTTGCAAAGCCTGTAGCTTTTGTGGTGGCACTTCTCCACTTCTCTGTAACTTTTCCAGCAATTCAATTGCTCTGCAGATGtctataaaaaaaataaagcactaGCAATGAGGAATGCCTGAGGAATCTTAAGGtatctttgttttgtttgaatgAAGGGAgcagtctgtgtgtgtgcacttgTATACACTTTAAAACTATGCTTTAAGTTTTGCTATCCATAAAACAGTGACTTTACAAAAGGCTACAATAAAACACTACTTCAGCCTGTTATAAATCAGCCACAACAACAACCTGGACATATTTGGAGCTATCACTGACATCTGCATATTGCAAAGACAATCCAATTTGTCCTTAAAGGACTGAAATATTGGTATGTGTATTAAAGTATTGGAAGTGTGCACGTCATAATACTCTATGGATGGCATTTTGCTAACACCAGCTATAATATTATCAAATATTCAAAAATTAGTTCAATAAGGTATAGTCAATACTGCCCATAGAAGGAGGGCTGAAAACTATCTGgcctatttcttttccttccttaagTGCTTATAAAACCAGCAGAACTCCTTTTTACATTCTCAGATGAGAGACAGCATCCTGAAGCCCAAGCCTCTTTCAGTTCCTTGAAATTTGTTCCTAAGAGTTGGCATTGTCCATTTTCCTCATAAATGCTGCTCTGTGTAATGAGACTTGACTCCAGACCAGAATGACACAAGACAGGCACCAAATGCAATATGACATTATCTTGGCAGCACCAGAAGAGCAGAATACATTCATATCCCTCAGCTGTATTTCCAAACTGTTACATTAGTGATtattctgaaacacagaagtcCTTGAACAGAACTCGAACAGTCTTTGAGAAAAGCAGATCGAAAGGATTACTTTCCTTATcacaaagacaaaaaagcaGTGGTTAATCTACTACATAAAATTATGCACAGATCATTTTAGAACACGATGAAGTCTGGAACACTGCTAGTCCCAAAGGCACtaccttccttttttctgtaattaacCTCTAGGTACtcatttttcatgtgaatgcacACCGACTCAGTGGTATCACGGCAGCACAAAGGAGGTGTGAAAGCCACGAACCTCTGAAATAGGAGTGTAAAAAGAGAGCAGCCCTGTAACAGGATGAGAAGGTAGCAGGGTGCATGTTCTGAAATCAGGACACGGCCCACAGCAGTGCTCTGTCCATGACATAAATTATCAGACACATCAAGGCCGTGCAGTTGAGTGAACAAGGCAAACCTGAAGCACAGACACTGGTCATCCACGCACTGGAAACAAATCCTTCATGGGAGAACACTCAAGCACCACAGCCCCAGACTCAAATTATTTCTAATGATAGTTAACATTCCCATATATTTTCATCTGCCATGAGAACTTGGTGCTTTCTGGCAAGCATTTCCAAGCTTTATAAGCATCAGCTATCTAGAGCAATGCAATATCAAAACCTAAATGACCTACTAATAATCCCGTGTTCTACAGAgaacacatttttcacagttaCTATTTGTATAAcggcaaaattaaaaaaaaacacatataAAGCTTATTTCCCaatatatattttgtaattCATTCTAAACCCAAAACAGTTGGTGAAATTAAAGACATTCTAGATGATGCAAAATTACCAACATTCTCAGTaacccctgtgctcagcaccagcagtACTGATTAACATAGCACTTAATTCATCAAGCAGCCCATTGATCAACTTGAAGAGCTATGATCAAATGgaaacagcagcacttccaACCTGACAACACTCCACGGATTAGTGACAAATGTCATTAATCTATCAACTACAACAACACCACTATCATTTCAATACCTGCAGATGTCTGTAGACAAATGATTATTACAGGCACATAAAGGCTACAGCCCCATGTAGCCATTCCTGAGCCTACGGTCTGTGAGCCACATTAAGATGTCAGGTGTACAAACTTGCTATCAATCTGATTAGGATTCTGCAAGTAACTTTAAATGTTGACAACAATGTACTGATACAAGGAGTAGCTGTAGAAATGAGGACACAAGAATTCCAAGTgataatttatcttttttccacCTCCATGTTTTGTCATTAAGTTAGATACGCTCCCTACCTGTATCTCTTAACAGACTAAACATTAATGACACGGCACTTCTTACCCTAAGGTAAAATTGGTTTGTTTGGGAACCAACTCTGTCCTTCATTAACTACAGACTAAAAGCACAGAATCAGCTTTTCAAAGAGTGATGAGGATACACTGAACTGGATTCATTTTAGGTGAAACTAAAGCAGAGGACACATTTcaataaaaaagtgttttcagatCAAAGGACCAAACTATAGCTATAAAGTAAAAACTCAGAGCAGTCAGACACAGCAGGAGAGTCAGATCCTCAGTAGTCAATAAATCATCTATCACGCCACAGTTCTTGCTCAGGCAGATAGAGACAATACATCCCATCAGCAGGACActttgctcccagcagctgttcTGCTGCATGTTATTGAGAGGATCCCATTATACCAGTGTGGAAGTGCAACTGAGCACAACTTTCTTCTACTGAACTGCACTGGGCATCACCAGCCAAAAGCTGAATATCCAATCTATCCCAGCAATACTGCCTTAGGAAAAAGAGTTTTGCTGGGAGTGAGGGGCAAAACACACgttctttcatttttcaagaaaagctTGCTGACTACTGTGTTGAGATAATTTGCTTCCTCCTGAATGACTAGCTGGAATATGATCAGCTGAAAGCTATCTTCCTCCCAACAGAGACACCATAGCTCAGCCAACTTTTCAGCACCAGAGATCAAAACGAACAGTACACAAGTGGTCCAGTGATGGATTTCAACAGGGATTGACACAGATGTAGCTCCAGAGgtggataatttaaaaaacccaaaccataaAACTAACTGTAAAAAAGAATCCATAAtggaaaatttgcttttcttttcacattttcttccttcttataCCACACTGCCTGTtctttacaaataattttctgggATCACTAGATGGAAATcctgagaagaagaaaacatttaaactaAAAGAATGTGGTGGGGGAAAAGCCAGCAAGATGGCATGTGTGaccaaaatacagaaagagaaaaaacatagCATCCTCACAGATACTCCTGATTAATCACCTGCACTGCTTATGTGCAAGCATCCTAGATTCCtgagctgtgtgcagagctAGCACATCACCACTAAACTGTAAGAAGGACTGAATTGTTAACTGTGGTTTCATTCCTGCCCTCTGGCAACTTTGGGAGGTGGAGTACAAGAATTTCTAGTGGCCCTTGTGGTAAGCATAGGGTACTGATTTAAAATCAGCTCATTTCTACACtattctctcttttcttctgctatATGCCAACAACATTAGTGGCTTTCACTTTCAAGCTAATTATGACTCATCATCAGGTTAAGTGCAGTCGACCCCACACAATTAACAGTTACCTATTTCTGGAAATAAGGCTCTTGCTTTTATAAAGggctctctttttcttctttccttaaaaagaCCTATATGCCTGAAGACCAAACAGCACCTGTGCTTCACTGATCCCGAAGTAACTCTgcagatttgtttgttttcagggaCAGAGCACAGTGGCAGGGTAATGAGCTGAAGGATGGGACCTGAGCCGTAAATCTGCAGAACTCCCAAGCACAACTAATCCACTGCGGCAGCAGCTGCCCTAATTAACAAGCTCTGAGTAGAGAGAGTAGTTGAGCTGTGTGAAGCAGACCTTACATAACTCACTGTTTACAGGCCAACTCACACAGTTCAAGGGGTTCCTGGGTAGAAtgggaagcagggctggcaaaaacagaaaaactgagcTCCTCAGCAGGTAACACAATAGGACCAGAAAAATGAAGTGGGAATGTACAGTGTGTTATACACCTACAGAAACACATCTAGCAGCAAGAGCAAAAGTGGTGGTGCTAGTGGGAATGGTAGGGGGAAAAGTCAGAGCAATCAATCACCTCTACTTcacctgttttccttttcaaaaacaTGAATTCTAATTATCAATAATAATTCCCCacataaatttcattttccagtccCTACTGTCCTAAATCCATACCAACAAACCAATCATCTATACAAAACCATCTGTGGACCTTACACAGTACCAGATCACCACATTAAAGGAAATTTATAATTGTTTCTTAAAAACTGTGGATAAAAATCACAAACATACTACACAAAATACCCAACTAGGTTCTATACTTTATCTGTTTTGCTCTTAATTTCAGTTACACAGCGCATGTACGAACAACACAAATTAAGACTACATACTAGAAAAATGGGGTGAAAACAAATATGAGAGGTTAACAGAAGACAATTGTGAACAAATGAAGCGGGATCCCTGTATGTGTCAGCAGTCTTCTATAAAAGAACTAAATTATTATTCCTAACACACAGCTAACCGAGTGAATTCAGAACTCTAAGAATTCTGCGGTGTTCAGATGAAGTTTTGCCATGAGAGAAGCAGAAACCGAGAGACAGCAGGCTGAGTGAGAGCAGGCTGAAGCGTTCACAGCAGCCAAggcagagcagacacagctACAGAAGGCCCCAGGCGAGTGCCCCCATGGAAACTCAGCGGCAAGCCgaaagagagaaaaacctcCGGGGGCTGCACAAAAGGCAAAGCCCAACAGGTCAGTCCCACCGAAACGCTTCCAAGAGCCAGAAGCGACGGCACCCCGCTCAAATCCCACCAGCTGATCGAACGAGCAGCGGCTGGGCTCCTGCGGCAGGCCGGGAGGGCGGCACGGCCTCTGCTGCCgccgccccgcggccccgggccgggccgggggctccactgccgccgccgcccggccgaGCGGAGAGGGAGGGAGCGCCCGTGCGGGCCGCGGCCGCGCTCACCTCGCTCCAGCCGCACCGGCTCGCCCAGCGCCGCCATCTCCtcctgcccggcccggcggaAGTGACGCGCCAACGCCGGAAGGGCGAGGCGGCCCGGCCGTGGCGGCGGGGGAGGCCGAGGGGAGCCGCGCCGGTGGCCGTGCGAG
The DNA window shown above is from Camarhynchus parvulus chromosome 5, STF_HiC, whole genome shotgun sequence and carries:
- the LIN7C gene encoding protein lin-7 homolog C; its protein translation is MAALGEPVRLERDICRAIELLEKLQRSGEVPPQKLQALQRVLQSEFCNAVREVYEHVYETVDISSSPEVRANATAKATVAAFAASEGHSHPRVVELPKTEEGLGFNIMGGKEQNSPIYISRIIPGGIADRHGGLKRGDQLLSVNGVSVEGEHHEKAVELLKAAQGKVKLVVRYTPKVLEEMESRFEKMRSAKRRQQN